A region of bacterium DNA encodes the following proteins:
- a CDS encoding CBS domain-containing protein, with product MKTARDLLTGQDLTVISKSRTVYEAAKIMAEKKIGALPVLEGERVVGIFSERDIMNRVVAKNLNTQKTTIEQVMTKDLIIGEPDEDIEKILVRMKQSNIRHLPIIEEGKLIGIISFRDLLQADLNEKDEEIKIMTAYIHYIPPTFES from the coding sequence ATGAAGACAGCTCGAGACCTTCTTACCGGCCAGGATTTAACCGTAATCTCAAAAAGTCGAACCGTATATGAAGCTGCCAAAATCATGGCAGAAAAAAAAATTGGAGCGTTACCTGTCCTCGAGGGAGAAAGAGTGGTCGGAATCTTTTCCGAACGGGATATCATGAACCGCGTCGTTGCGAAAAATCTGAATACTCAGAAAACGACCATAGAGCAGGTCATGACAAAGGATTTGATAATCGGGGAGCCGGACGAGGATATCGAAAAGATTCTGGTTCGAATGAAGCAGTCGAATATTCGTCATTTACCCATTATTGAAGAGGGTAAGCTCATTGGAATCATCTCTTTTCGTGATCTATTGCAAGCGGACCTCAACGAAAAGGATGAAGAAATCAAAATCATGACCGCGTACATTCACTACATCCCTCCCACCTTCGAATCCTAA